The sequence below is a genomic window from Mytilus edulis chromosome 2, xbMytEdul2.2, whole genome shotgun sequence.
attTTGACAGTGAACTGAGAGATGTTTTCACCAGTTTTCAAACTCGTTGTTTAGAGATGGAGAGAGAGAATACAGCAGAGAATTTAATTAGTGCCTCATTATTTCTGAGATTCCTGTGTCCAGCTATAATGTCCCCtagtttatttaatttaatacaaGGTAATTCAAGTTATCAACATTCATCTTCTCAATATTGAGGGAGATAGAAATTTTTTTCAGGACTTCGGGATCaagtgtttttaagcttgggatttcagGATTGAGCCTTTTgggatccaggaattcttttttcaaattttcaggaTGTCCAGAtttaaatttcttcaaatttgagacctcaggatttcatgtttttaagcccaggatttcgggatcaggacccctctgaTCCCCCTCAATCTTGAATAAcaagaaataaataataaacattcacactaattattgaataaatttgTCTGTACTAGATTAGTCTTATAAATAGAAATGAGAAACATGGCACTTTTCTCTAGTTTCCTGCctattacaaataaaattgataaattagaaaattatgGTTATTTTCGGTATTATTATGTCATAATGTCAGAAAGAAacattaaagatatttttttaaggaGAAGTACCTGCGATGAATTAAGAATTCAGGGATTGTGTTATTGGTAATATTATTacaatattattttcaaacatcCTGTTTATGCCAAAAACATGACTTTATATAGATCGTGACTAcatttaatatttcatatttataaatgatattaacATAATTTGACTGCATGTATAGCagtttttgtaacaaaaaaatataaatgattgttgagttataaatgatttatattttcaaaattaatttgacatttgtaaacatgtaaacaggggTTTAAAAGGGGAgaaataaaaaccaaatataattatacaaaagaTAAGAACAAAAGTTTACGTTAATGCATTTAATTTTGATTACAGGAAGATGATAGACTTATGAAATGTTTTGTATTTCAGAATACCCTCCAGATAAAGCTGCCAGGAATCTTGTTCTACTCGCCAAGACAATCCAAACTCTTGCCAATTTTACCAAGTAAGTACTCAAGTATTTTATTGACTGTTTTTTTcttgtaatatattttattagCAATATTATTTGCTAATTAGTAATATGTATACAGAGTAATGACATTAGATATAGGGATGAAGTACATGATTGATCATCCAAATTCTGAGATGAGAGTTATTTATTAAGTCTGATTACTTGTATAATTTTCtctttataaatttcagattcgGAGCCAAAGAAGAATATATGACatttatgaatgattttattGAACGGCATAGTGAAAGTATGAATCAGTTCCTCCAACAGATATCAGTAAGTTTTTTATACTATTGGGGGGTTGCTGTTTGCTCTTTGTTTTTAGTGTAAATTTAGtgcttagttttctcttttgaattgtttcacatttgtcatgtTGGCATTAGATGACTTATTATACAGTATTGATTTTTGATCATGGTCGAAGGTTGTATAATGGCctattattctttatattctCGTCCTTTTGACTCTTGTGTATAGATTTCTCAGTGGCAATAATTCCATATCTGCTTATTTTCTGCAATAAAGATTTAGATATATTAATTAGGAATGTAGGTGGTTATCGCTAGTTTTTATGGTTAATTTAAACCAGTTATTCCAATACAAAATATGATGGATATTTTCTATTGATTTGCTACGGATAACAAGATGAAAAAAGTCCTCTTGTCTTCATTTTATGACCAATACAAGTGTATTCAGTGTACATTCCTTATTTCGCTATGGAATTCTCCAACACATGACCCAATATTTTATGAAACTTGAAGTATTGAAGccatacaatacatgtaattagGTTTGCTTGATGACAATAAAAAGTAGTATGACAAACAAAAAACTGGGAGAGAAAAAAAAGGCACAGCATCATCACATTTAAATACATGTGACATACAAAACCTAGATGATTTGATAAATGATatgttttggttttattttagTCAACAGATACCAATGGAGGAAACCAGTTTCTAGAGTTTGATGGGTACATTGACCTGGGTAAACAATTGTCTGTTTTACACAGTCTATTAACAGAATCTCTAGAAAAGTGCCCTCAGGTAAGATATCTTCACCTGTTTATTAAGACCATCACAACTAAATGTGCATGACATAATGTGTTTTATTGTTACCTTAGTTCCTTGTAGTGTTTAACATTAGATTGACATTTGCTTTAATAAAGGTATTTATAGGGATAAAACTTAATGCTGACGAAAAGTAAAATAACCAGATAAATACTCAACTCAGAGGAGgtgtcaaaacaaaaaaaaaaactgataaaatggcaaaatccaaacctcaaacacaccaaacaaatggataacaactgtcatattcctgacttggtataaatGTACATGACTCaatgtgttttattgttcttttagtaCCTGGTAATTCAAAATCAGATTGACATATGCTTCAATAAGGGTTCTTATTATATAGGATTAAATTGTCGCCATATATGatacaagtatatatttttttcttgtctgTTTCAGGAATCCGTAGCCAGCTTAGGAAAACTGCCAAGCATTTTAAGTAAATTGAAAACTGCCTTGGAAAATCCAGATGTTGGTATGGTAATTCCACCACCAAAACAGAACAGGAAATCCCAAATATATGACAATCTAGTCAATATGCCTCCTCAAGCTAGCACCTCACCGACAGAAATTGTACGGGAAATGTTAAAACTTTGTGGAGAGGAGGATATTCCTGTGTTAAGTGGGAGGAGAGGATCCAGATTGGGTGTGTTTGATTCCGAAAATAATGTAGAGACAGAAGATGATTTTGGATTTTATAAAAATTCTAAGTTTGATGTGTCGAATGTATCAGTGAAAAGTGTATCAAATGAACAAAGAGTGAATGAATCTTGGAGTGAAATTGTTAACGTGGCAGAAAGCCATCAAGGAGACTATATTGATTTGTTACATTTCGCTGATGAGGATGTACATAATTCATCAATGGACTCGGATCATAATATGAATGGGAGTGAAATATCTATAAGTCAAATATCTACTATAGCATCTTCTGGTTACCAGTCTTTCGGATATAGTCAATCCAGTTCACCTATTGATCCTAACACTACACAGGACTTTACTAAATCTCATTCATCTCAGGCTCCTCTCCAACCGTTATCATTCTCAAATCCAGTGTATAGACACCAGTTCAATAGTGCAAAGCATTCAATGTCTAGTCCTAATGTCATCAGACAGGGATCCAGTTCTGGGTCCGCTAGTAGTGAAGAGGACACTGTTAAACATAGAAGTCCTGTGAAATCCTCAGACAGAGATTTATTTAGTCCCCAGCGTAATGATCCATTACGCAATCTTGCCCCTAAATTATCCAGTTCAAGTAGTAGTGAATCTTTAGAACAAGAATTGTATAAAATGACTCGTTCTAGTTCGGCAATGTCAACAGCTGATTCATCTAGATGTACACGATCGAATTCTGTACAGTCATCAAATGATCCAGTGAAATTTTCATTAGATTTACATTCATCTGTGTCATCTCAAAATAGTGATGATGTTCGCAATAGCAATGTTACTCCATCAAATAATACTAGTAATCATTACTCATTGAGTCGGGCTCCATCCAGGCCTAAAGAACTCTCACATACTGGCAGTATGGATTTTTCGCACATGAGACAAAGATATAATGATCCAATTCGTAGGACTGCTACAGATTCACACATTTCGTCTCATATCAAATATGGACCAAGTCATGCTTATAGTAATAGTGATATTACTAGTAATTCTAGTCATGGTAGTAAATATAGTGATAAATATTACACAGACAATTCTGACAAAGGTTCACGGAAATACTCTTTTGGCGATAGATCTTACACAGAAGATTCTGATCGAGGTTCACAGAAACTCTCTCCTAATAATGCTGTACATATGGGAATTAAGTCTGTACAAAGGAAAATACAGGagcaagaaaaaacaaaacaggaGGTATATATAACTTGATTACATTCAATTGTGTAATATCTAAATACTGCAATAGTTACCAATATTATTCattacattatcatgattattcttGTATACCAAATGCATTTGGGTTTTTTTGCTATGGAATTCAACCcaatttcagtaaaataataCCCTCATATTAAGCAGTTCATTATTAATGTTATAGaggtttatattaattttgacaGCTGAAGAAGTAATCATTATATCTGTAGAACATGATGGACATTCtttctatattatttatttaaatggtTTGCTTAGTTGTATTTGTATATTAGGTCAAATAATTCAAAAAGAAACATGGCCCTTCTTGTGCCATTATTATTTCATTCATTTCAACTTGTGATACATTTTATTTTCCTAATGCCATGAATGTGGATAATTTCTcttatcaaatgtaaaaaatgattTGATTGTATttctagaaattaaaaaaagatataccggtaaaaaagaagatgttgtatgattgccaatgagacaattctcttacagctataggtcactgtttaTATAATCTAACATATTAAAACAGTAATGTAATAGGAATTAAAACTCAAGTTGTATAATTATTTTCACAGTATGAGAGTGAAGTTGAAACATTACGACAACAATTGAACGAAGCACAAGATCGGCTTCAGCAAGCGGAGGACAGGTTGAAGGAACACGAAACAGGAACAGCACAGTTAGTTGATGATTGGCAATATAGACTGTCGGAAAGTGAAGAAAGACTTCGTAAACAACAAGTACAAAAGGACGATCAGATGAAACAGATTATACAAAGGTTAGATGACTCAGCATGGAATTACAACGACGTCATTTATCTGTGGTGAAAATTCATTTTTTGGAATTCATGCCTGGCTTAAGTAGAACCACTGTAGTATTTTCTGtagatgtctttttttttcttgcacAATGCTTTTTGTTCCAAAATTTGTTGCTTTGTAATAGCAGcataaaatattacatattttaatgagCATAAGGGCACTAGGTTGTTTGGTTAGGAGAATGATACTTCAGGACCATTCCTAAGTTTTACTCATTATATTCATTGTCGATGTAAGGAATATAAAGCATATTGATAAATATACTGAAACCCCTTTTTTGATTTACACTGTGCATGGTTTTATAATAAGTTTTAACGAAAGAATGCATACGTTCTTGAAGATAGAAAACATGTTGATACAAAACTATGctaagggagataatccaaagacacccaaaattcctaaatgtaCCAATGAgaattgtaaataaaatgattATCATTATATTATTTCAGTTGTATcgagtatataaaatggtaattttcTAATTAAGTTGTAATTAAGCATGAACTGAATCATTAGTTATTTCTTTGAACACTACTTGTCAACTCTTCAGGCATGGAGTAATTTCTGCATGGAACTTTAAAGTTTCttatgtatattttgttatttttttttttttcaattttttggcaggaactttttttcttgattttttttaataacttgattttccaaatattttgattttgaattttgtttgtgtttattttaatttatcatatttaGCAAATGTGAAAAGATAAAAAGAACCACATagtttcattgttaaataatatttattaaaatagttATTTGGATGTAAGGTTCTAAAATTTAGCAATATTCTAGAAGACTCAAAGCACAGTTTCCCCTGGTTAGCATGCTTATTTAATATAAGCTTTCTGATGCTTCCTTGTAATACTTTTGGGTTATAGTAATCAGAAAAAAATGCCTTTAATATAAAGAGAAATATTCAACAATAATATTAACACATACATATCTTATTGTTAGGAACTTTAATTGaattactttttaaattaaatatcttaAAAGTATGTCTTTTGCAGTTTGGAGCATTTAAATTTATACGTTTCATATTCAAAACAATTTATCTTGGATagtttattatattaaattattaaagattgattttttttaaataaaaaagatgaaattagaagtaaaaatatattaaaatatatgaattcCTTATGTAAGATTTCTTTCATTCCTGAACTTTATACTCCTAAATCCTGAATGTAATACCTACAGTATGATGCacagatacatgtacaatgtagttaCATCTACTTAGAATATATTAGCAAATAGAGATAGCACAAATCATTTCTTCCAGTAGTCCATCCTTAAACTTTAataagttatgattttttttggagtgaaatatgtttaaataaagaaatagtaCTTTACATGTTCTCCTTGTTTATAGAATTTGTCCCCACTATTTCTGCTGTAAAGGAAAGATTTTCTTTTATCTGTGAGAGGTCTTGAAAATGCACCTATATTCATTGATAAAATAATCCCttctttaaatattaaatagAATGTTTTGACCATTATTTACAAAACTCATAAATACTATATGTAGATTCTTGTTAATATTGTCACCTAGTTTTATATCCTTAAATTACTACATGTATCACTAAAactatttattgtaaatattatgCTGAACACTTATATTTGCTTTCTGTGTAACAAGAACATTTggattaggaattacatgtattttattttcgaTTGTCTATATGTAATCAGTATACAGATTAATAACTGTTATtaagataagataaaaaaaaaaaaaaaaaaaagaggaccAAGAACAAAACAAGTGctgtattttgtttgtatcaaGGTTAATTGTTCGATGTTGTTGCTTTTTTTTAATAGCATTTGTAGTTagtgtcattttaaaaaaatgacatatataaTCAGAAACTATTAAATCTTTTGTTACTTCATCAAAGTAAGAGCATTTGACAATAATGTAaatttgaagggaaaaaaatattatttgtggTTTTAGTTAGCTATGATATAACCGTAAAGGATAAATATTAAAAACTGCAAGAAAAATCTTTTCATgctaaaagaaaaaagtaaaaaaaaacaaatgtggaGGAAAGGAGggatgtatatacatgtaaatgtcaGTGAGACAGAAACTTAGACACAAAACAACAAGTTAAAAATAGGTTTGTTATAATTATCCATATAGGAGGCGATTAAACTGTTGATCATTTAGTTATTACATTGTTTCATCaaagtaaaataaacaatttacacaatataaattaaaattgatgTTTACTTATACTTATTGTTGGGATCTTTAATTTCCAGATTAATGACTGTTGAAAAGGAACTAAAGGCTGATCAAGAGGAGATGCAATCATTGGTTCGTCAGAAACAACGTGTCATTGAGGCACAGGAGAGGAGAATACAAACTCTGGACAATGCTAATGCCAAACTGATGACTGCTTTATCTCAGCTACGCAGTGTTTCTCAACAAAATCATAATGGAATGATTGGACCATTGAGATCCACAATCTTAACAACAGAAATCGCAGAATTTAAGACTAGTTCATGTTAAGTTCAGctgaaaaaaatgacaattaaacCAATGGCATAATTATATCGTGTTATAATATATGCATCTTAAGTATGTTCATCATACAAAAGCTGAAATACTGACTATTTTATTAAGAAAACCAAACTTGACTTTATTTAGTAATACAgtataattttaagaaaacatcTGTAAAGTCTAATTTGCTTGTTAGGAAGTCCAGGTTTTAATATTCCTTAGTTGAAGATAATAATCAGCTATATATAAATGTGGGCTTTCAGATAATGTACCTCAAGTAATAAGTGTGTACTATAAGTGTGTACTTATAATTTATATGTGTGCTGAATGTTAGAATTAAGATTTTGTGAGCTTATCTGTGTGCTTTCAAACATATGTCACCAATCATGTCTTGAATGAGGTGCTATAGCAGTGATATTCATTCACCAGATGATTTTCAAACACTAGATTATTActgtaattggttttttttaaacatttactcAACATATGTCAGAATATTGATATATATCATTGTAAAATTTAGATTTTCGTTAGCCATTGTCTGGATCTCAGATAAAAAGTactatcattttgatttttaacatcTGTGGATAATTCAGatataaattactaaaatctcATTCAAACATATCCATCATATTAGAACTGCCATTGCATAAGTGCTATTTATAGTATTTTAATGTGTTCGGAGTTGCTTAGTGTGAGCATATATATTAAAGTGcaatgaacatttgataaatcgAAATTTAATGTCAGATTAATCATTCACTGAATATTCCTATGATAAGGAATAGAGTGAAGCTTTATTGTTGGAATATATATAACCAATTTTGTGGAGGACTGAATAACAACTTTGCATACGTAGTGTTGGTCGTAATTTTGAGAATGATAAACACTATTAAGTTGTAAAAGTTATGATTTTGTGTATGTAATGATGATTGTAAAGAGTCCAGTCTTCAGATAGAACATATGTTTCCAAGGTCATAAGTATATGGAACTTTTATCAATCACAAAAATTGCTCTGTTCAATttcatcttttatgtttgtttgtttatttgttgtgttATTTTTGACTTAATTAAGAAttcctttttgtcgagccttcgactttagtcgaaaaagcgagacatagcgatcctacatttcggtgtcatcgtcgtcgtcggcggcgtccacaaatattcactctgtggttaaagtttttgaaattttaataactttcttaaactatccttgaattgtacgaaactttgacagaagcttgtttatgatcaggagatagtatccagaagtaaattttgtaaaaataaaattccattttttccgtattttacttataaatggacttagttttttctgccaggaaacattacattcactctgtggttaaagtttttaaaattttgataactttcttaaactatcctggaaatgtaca
It includes:
- the LOC139512688 gene encoding ras GTPase-activating protein nGAP-like isoform X18, which produces MSISEMDTEEYLSRLYRNLINSRIRSSRSHESLLTSHVNMHAIDLTASDLEIQPLHSSILGQDHCFQVSTANGSKYISCRTAEEREKWIGSLRKSVHPNQEHIRRTDNSLKLWIKEAKNVPSKKKYFCEICLDRTLYAKTSSKMKSEMLFWGEHFEFNNLRDTQIVTVNLYREADKKKKKDKNQFIGYVNIPASEITGRTYVEKWFNSTSGTVGRVGKENKSENPLIRIKARYHTVQILPVDMYKDFSQYLSTDYCQLCEVLEPVISVKDKEDIATCLAHVLQKLGKAKDFLTDIIMAEVSRLDNKHLTMRGNSIGTKAMEAYMKLVGEKYLQNTMTEFVKSLIESGDDCEVDPTKVAPQFLQSNQSILDMYSEMVFAKIINSHCYFPSELRDVFTSFQTRCLEMERENTAENLISASLFLRFLCPAIMSPSLFNLIQEYPPDKAARNLVLLAKTIQTLANFTKFGAKEEYMTFMNDFIERHSESMNQFLQQISSTDTNGGNQFLEFDGYIDLGKQLSVLHSLLTESLEKCPQESVASLGKLPSILSKLKTALENPDVGMVIPPPKQNRKSQIYDNLVNMPPQASTSPTEIVREMLKLCGEEDIPVLSGRRGSRLGVFDSENNVETEDDFGFYKNSKFDVSNVSVKSVSNEQRVNESWSEIVNVAESHQGDYIDLLHFADEDVHNSSMDSDHNMNGSEISISQISTIASSGYQSFGYSQSSSPIDPNTTQDFTKSHSSQAPLQPLSFSNPVYRHQFNSAKHSMSSPNVIRQGSSSGSASSEEDTVKHRSPVKSSDRDLFSPQRNDPLRNLAPKLSSSSSSESLEQELYKMTRSSSAMSTADSSRCTRSNSVQSSNDPVKFSLDLHSSVSSQNSDDVRNSNVTPSNNTSNHYSLSRAPSRPKELSHTGSMDFSHMRQRYNDPIRRTATDSHISSHIKYGPSHAYSNSDITSNSSHGSKYSDKYYTDNSDKGSRKYSFGDRSYTEDSDRGSQKLSPNNAVHMGIKSVQRKIQEQEKTKQEYESEVETLRQQLNEAQDRLQQAEDRLKEHETGTAQLVDDWQYRLSESEERLRKQQVQKDDQMKQIIQRLMTVEKELKADQEEMQSLVRQKQRVIEAQERRIQTLDNANAKLMTALSQLRSVSQQNHNGMIGPLRSTILTTEIAEFKTSSC